A genomic window from Carassius auratus strain Wakin chromosome 19, ASM336829v1, whole genome shotgun sequence includes:
- the LOC113120182 gene encoding uncharacterized protein LOC113120182: MDGPGNEQGQQPGGRRGARMRGGRQNRGRGRRGHRRISDDIRATIVDHVVNHGLTMAEAGRRVQPNIGRSTVYSIVQTFRRENRTAKLPQTGGRGRLFTPQQEEAICTMVRANNAMRLREIQRTIIEDNNVFENIRTVSISTIDRVLHRNQMSMKQLYRVPFQRNEDRVKEIRYQYVQRIMELESSEPSHNFVYMDEAGFNLTKCRRRGRNVIGQRATVDLPGQRGGNITMCAAISEHGVLTHIPLIGPYNTQHLLNFLETLYRALIPDDERGLFREDLPKYVVICDNVSFHRSNIIRQWFVTHPRMLIEFLPPYSPFLNPIEEFFSAWRWKVYDHQPHTQMTLLAAMDAACEDITVDACRGWIRHSKRFFPRCIGRENIRCDVDENMWADRQERLDV, from the exons ATGGATGGACCAGGAAACGAACAGGGTCAACAgccaggaggaagaagaggagcaaGGATGCGTGGTGGAAGGCAAAACAGAGGACGAGGCAGAAGAGGACATAGGCGCATATCTGATGACATAAGGGCCACTATTGTAGACCATGTTGTCAATCATGGCCTTACTATGGCTGAGGCGGGTCGAAGGGTGCAGCCGAACATTGGGAGATCAACCGTGTACTCAATAGTTCAAACGTTTCGAAGAGAGAACCG GACAGCAAAATTACCACAAACCGGTGGCAGAGGACGCCTTTTCACACCTCAACAGGAAGAGGCTATATGCACCATGGTCCGAGCAAACAATGCTATGAGACTCAGGGAAATACAAAGGACCATTATAGAAGACAACAATGTCTTTGAAAACATCCGTACTGTTAGCATCTCAACCATTGACAGGGTGCTGCATAGAAACCAGATGAGTATGAAACAGCTGTACCGTGTACCATTCCAAAGGAATGAGGACCGAGTTAAGGAGATACGGTACCAGTATGTACAG CGTATAATGGAGTTGGAATCAAGTGAACCCTCTCACAACTTTGTATACATGGATGAGGCTGGCTTCAACCTGACCAAATGCAGAAGGCGGGGTAGGAATGTCATCGGTCAGAGAGCTACTGTGGATTTGCCAGGCCAAAGGGGAGGAAATATCACCATGTGTGCTGCTATTTCAGAGCATGGCGTCCTAACCCATATCCCCCTTATAGGACCATACAACACCCAGCATCTACTCAACTTTTTAGAGACTCTCTACAGGGCTCTCATCCCTGATGATGAGAGGGGTCTGTTTAGAGAGGATTTGCCAAAGTATGTTGTCATTTGTGATAATGTGAGTTTCCATCGATCAAACATCATAAGGCAATGGTTTGTGACCCACCCGAGGATGCTCATAGAATTCCTTCCACCTTATTCTCCATTCCTTAACCCAATTGAGGAGTTCTTTTCAGCATGGAGGTGGAAGGTGTATGATCATCAGCCACACACACAGATGACCCTGCTGGCTGCAATGGATGCAGCATGTGAGGACATCACAGTAGATGCCTGCAGAGGATGGATAAGGCATTCCAAAAGATTCTTTCCACGTTGCATTGGAAGGGAAAATATCCGgtgtgatgtggatgagaatATGTGGGCCGACAGACAGGAACGTCTGGATGTGTAG